A region of Ursus arctos isolate Adak ecotype North America unplaced genomic scaffold, UrsArc2.0 scaffold_31, whole genome shotgun sequence DNA encodes the following proteins:
- the TUBB2A gene encoding tubulin beta-2A chain isoform X1 yields MREIVHIQAGQCGNQIGAKFWEVISDEHGIDPTGSYHGDSDLQLERINVYYNEAAGNKYVPRAILVDLEPGTMDSVRSGPFGQIFRPDNFVFGQSGAGNNWAKGHYTEGAELVDSVLDVVRKESESCDCLQGFQLTHSLGGGTGSGMGTLLISKIREEYPDRIMNTFSVMPSPKVSDTVVEPYNATLSVHQLVENTDETYSIDNEALYDICFRTLKLTTPTYGDLNHLVSATMSGVTTCLRFPGQLNADLRKLAVNMVPFPRLHFFMPGFAPLTSRGSQQYRALTVPELTQQMFDSKNMMAACDPRHGRYLTVAAIFRGRMSMKEVDEQMLNVQNKNSSYFVEWIPNNVKTAVCDIPPRGLKMSATFIGNSTAIQELFKRISEQFTAMFRRKAFLHWYTGEGMDEMEFTEAESNMNDLVSEYQQYQDATADEQGEFEEEEGEDEA; encoded by the exons ttttggGAGGTCATCAGTGATGAGCATGGAATCGACCCCACTGGCAGTTACCATGGAGACAGTGACTTGCAGCTGGAGAGAATCAACGTGTACTACAATGAAGCTGCTG GTAACAAATACGTACCTCGGGCCATCCTGGTGGATCTGGAGCCGGGCACCATGGACTCCGTCAGGTCTGGGCCATTTGGCCAGATCTTCAGGCCAGACAACTTCGTGTTCG GCCAGAGTGGTGCAGGAAACAACTGGGCAAAGGGCCACTACACTGAGGGAGCCGAACTGGTGGACTCGGTCCTGGACGTGGTGAGGAAGGAGTCAGAAAGCTGTGACTGTCTGCAGGGCTTCCAGCTGACCCACTCGCTGGGCGGCGGCACGGGGTCCGGCATGGGCACGCTGCTCATCAGCAAGATCCGGGAGGAGTACCCAGACCGCATCATGAACACCTTCAGCGTCATGCCCTCGCCCAAGGTGTCCGACACGGTGGTCGAGCCCTACAACGCCACCCTGTCCGTGCACCAGCTGGTGGAGAACACGGACGAAACCTATTCCATCGACAACGAAGCCCTGTACGACATCTGCTTCCGCACCCTGAAACTGACCACCCCCACGTACGGAGACCTCAACCACCTGGTGTCGGCCACCATGAGCGGCGTCACCACCTGCCTGCGCTTCCCGGGCCAGCTGAACGCCGACCTGCGCAAGCTGGCCGTGAACATGGTGCCCTTCCCGCGCCTGCACTTCTTCATGCCCGGCTTCGCGCCGCTCACCAGCCGCGGCAGCCAGCAGTACCGCGCGCTCACGGTGCCCGAGCTCACGCAGCAGATGTTCGACTCCAAGAACATGATGGCCGCCTGCGACCCGCGCCACGGCCGCTACCTGACGGTGGCCGCCATCTTCCGCGGCCGCATGTCCATGAAGGAGGTGGACGAGCAGATGCTGAACGTGCAGAACAAGAACAGCAGCTACTTCGTCGAGTGGATCCCCAACAACGTGAAGACGGCCGTGTGCGACATCCCGCCGCGCGGCCTCAAGATGTCGGCCACCTTCATCGGCAACAGCACGGCCATCCAGGAGCTGTTCAAGCGCATCTCGGAGCAGTTCACCGCCATGTTCCGGCGCAAGGCCTTCCTGCACTGGTACACGGGCGAGGGCATGGATGAGATGGAGTTCACCGAGGCCGAGAGCAACATGAACGACCTGGTGTCCGAGTACCAGCAGTACCAGGACGCCACGGCCGACGAACAGGGGGAGttcgaggaggaggagggcgaggATGAGGCTTAA